The sequence atgatcatatctggagttctagagctcggattgaggtgatttcagtggcgttggaaagataatacagagatctatcaattatgtagaaatagatttatcgtaattttaaatttattggggtcaaaattaagCTACAAAGTGACAACCTGTTAAGTTTAAtatagaaaccctaagttttaaaattcaaatttaaaacttatatctaacaaataagatttttatttaattattctatttagagttaaattaacATCAGATTATAgggattattttattattttcttttataggtttaattagattataaaacctaaatctatcacattcttgatacgtaatatgcagagcctctaaccctgagaaaaataaaactcaatctcaatctctttctttcagctTGAACACAATTCTAGCCTGAACACAATTCTTAGAGAAGACACTCGTAAAAATCCTATACCCTACAAGTTATTCATCTCGCTATCTatcaaatatttataattttccttcttgtttcgttctcttcgccaaacaacactcatgattttcatcaacataagaTTGAGATCATTAtcaccattctaataaaattccaATTTCGAAgagtttggtatcattggaaagggaatttaatttcctaaaactttcatgaggatgttatcttctagttctgaacctttcaatacaaaaagtttgtatttttcactactacaaaaaggggtATTTTCGTCGTTTTATAAGTGACATATAAAGATTTTGCGTCGGTCTACAGAACCGACGTGTAATCCGTAGACGTAAATAGTGTTTTATTTGCGTCGTTTTTAAAAAGAcgcaaaatacaattttcgtcaTTTGAAAACCGACgctaaaaaattacttttctattttattttaagcgtCGGTTAAAAAGTGACGCTAAATGTGTCATGACATTTTAAAACTGTCACAAAAAACTTATTCCGTCGGTTTAAAAATGTCATATCTATTacgaaaaaactttttttttttacttattgcgtcacttataaaatgaagcacaaatataagtaagggaaaattgcaaacttttcatgcaattttccccacctgcattatcaaattttagaataactctatataatagtaaatacataatacaaaaaaaattaaaataacatttttaaaacttatattaaattagtaatcgattctattaactaatcacacaataccaaaattgttaataaaatcgattctaaaacttaaattccatgtatatcgtaaactaaatataaactaataatatatgcgaaagataacaataatcataaAACTTGTTACTCATGTATTATATCAAAAGTGTAGTAATCTTAAGTACTTAATCTATAATCAATGGCTTCACAAATTCGGCAAACTCATCCCGTACGGCATTGATCTCCTCGTTACTATAGGGAGCGTCTAACTTGAACTGTAAAATAAAAGATCAAAAAACATTAATCAACatattaaaagtatatataattaaaatacaaactaaatAGAGAAGAGTAGTTATTCATGTTTacatgatttttcaaaaaacttgCAGGATTAACAACCGTCATGAAACTCTGAATAATCTTCATAACATAATAACCACATTGTACTCCATCCGGCTGCTGTCGACACGTGTATTGGTTGATTTTTACTGGACCCTTGTTtcgtatatttttttcaatcctGTACATGTCCACAGCactaaacaaaaaagaaattaattaatgaattgatTTGTAAcataatctaaatttaaaaaattataacttactTTTGGATACATTTCATAATATCAGTTCGGATAAAATCATTCGTCGAGTCAAGATATGCAACACTTTGAGTATTGGCATGAATCATAATTGTCAACCAGTGATCACTACAGAACAAAACATGTTAATTCAGTCAACTCACTAATCGATCCATTAGTTTGTtacatttattaatataaaaacataCTTACCCTGAATTCCACGGACATATCAACCATTGTTCAGGTTGCATACCCATCATTCGCTGACATAGATTCTCtgaacgttgtttgagtttaccAGCTTCAGTTGATACTGAAGCAGGATTATTAAATGCATATGTATTCCTCAACCCACCAAGATTAAGTGTGTGTTCTtgcaaataattaaattaaaatagattattaataaacagttgtatatataatttttaacttagatATTAACTTAGTTATTAACTATTATACCTGCACCAAAGAGACATAACAGTATTTCCAATCATATGGAGCTCGCACACATCTTCTACCTCGTCAGCGCTGATCCAACACTCTTGGCCTTCTCCTCCGAACACTTCCGGTTTAATATAGTACCTCTTTGATTTCTTAGCAGGCCAATTCTTCACAATCTCTGAAAGTCCTGACAATAATTGTGTCTTTGCAGGGGGAATGTACCGTTTGACAGACTGTTTATTAGGCCCCTTTGGGTTTATCGGTGGCTGAGTCGGTGGAGCCAAATGATCTCTTGAAACTTTCTTCTTTCCTTTCATCTACATCAAACAATTAATTACAATTTGTACGAGGAGCATATATATAGCTCAGTGACATAGCTGGATTAGTTAATTGAATATAACAAGAAATGAGTAAAGCTTCTAACTAACCGAAACGAACTCACTTAACAAATTGCATTGCCTAAGTCTAATAACTATAGCAACCACTAGGAACATACCTTGctaaatttagtttattttatctgtTAAAGTATTTTGTTGATATGGCTACAAACATAGTTGCAGTATAAGCTTATGTAACTCACTGAATCTGTTAAAGTATTTAGTTAACCGCACTCATTTTTCAGTTATACTTGATTTAACTTTGTTTCTTCTTTAAACTCacacaaatttcaaaaaaagagGAAGGAAAATCCACTTTATTCAGAAGCATATTGAATAACTGCAATTGCAAATTATCAATATTGATGGCAAACAAAGATTGCAATTATATACAGTTCAGTTTCATTTGCAGGAAGAAACATATGAAGTAAAAGCTTTTAAGCTGCTGAGCCTGACCAAATAACTATTTGAGTTCAACCTACTcattattcaagaaaatatacttgaaaaggaaaaaaatgatgtaCCTTCGCTAAATCATCTGGATGTATGTTGATTAGGTTCTTTGGCCAAGCTACAAAATTGTTTACAGCTAAACCAACTGTGTCGAAGCCTTCATGTTCTATAGGGCATGGTAGAATGGCATTTTCTTCAACCACCTTCTCAATAAAGACACGTTTGAAATCATCAAACTTCTTTTTAACTCCATGTATTATAATATTGCCTTCTTTGTCTGCCTTTTCAAGTTTCACATAACCTGATGCAACTAAGACCGGATCTTTTTCTTTGGGATCAATCACGTACATATCACACCTCAATCTCTTCATTTGCAAACAAAACAAGAGAcaaacaaaatttattttaaaaagaacttaaataattatgatataaaaattaaacatgcataatgaaaattattttaaaaagcaAGTAAATAATACATTATCAGAAGTAACCGGAGATGGTGCTGGTGGAGCAGCTGCACAAGGTGTGGCTGGTGGGGCAACAAGTGGAGGTGTTGGAATAGTGGCCTTGGGAGCTGGTGGAGCAGAGGCCTTGGGAGCTGGTGGAGCAGAGGCCCTGGCATTTGGTGGAGTAGAGGCCCTGCCAGTTGGTGGAGCAGAGGCCCTGGCAGTAGGTGTTGCTCCTAGAACTGAGGTAACAGCAGCAAAAGCTGGTTCGTTGGATGCTCCCCCAACACCTGAACCAGATGCATGTGAGGTGCCCGCAACACCACTTTGGCTTTGGACTATTTGGaggattttatttaataattcgtCTTGTCTACGACGATGTTCCTCTGACTCTTCAAGTCGCTTCTCCACCTCACTCATACGATCATTGTCATCGACTCTCTTTCTTTTAGGACGCGGGGTTTTGAAAAACTGTGTCTGTGTGACACCACCCCCCATTCCTCTAACACGTCCTCCATGCTCTTCTGTTCCCAAGGCTAGAGTGAGTATGTCTTTTGAGCCTTCTACTAATATTGTCCCCTCCTCAACTTGCTTTCGTATCTCAGCCTACATTCAAGAAAGTAAAATTTGTAAGAATTTGAACAACATAAAAGTGTTTAAGTATTTGATCAAGCACATATATGATAAATGGAACTTACAATCCGGTCAGCGACCTCCTGAGCAGGGCCATCGAGCTCGCCGTTTTTGTTCGTGTGTATTCTAATCCACAAGTCTGCCCTGTCATATATAGTAAGCTGGTGGCCCAACTCTTTCTCCAACTTTTCTTCAACTTTCTTAACACCACCTCGGCCCGCATGGTGATTGTATGTATTTTGACTCCTGATATCTTgcattttctttctcttttttgccCATTCGGGACTACATCTTTTGGCAACAAATTCTTTCCAATCTTCGGGCTTGTAACATGAAGCATAAGCATCTGGAGGACGATCGAGCATTGCTGGAACTTTATCTTTGTATTTGAAAATTAGGTTCCTTGTTAGGAATGCTTTCCAGTCTTTCCATCTTCGTCCAGCAGTTTTTAAGGTAGAATGCTTAGCTTCTGGGCCTAACTTGAACATTGACTGCAAAAATTATCAATAATAGTTAGAATgggcaaaaaatattcaactACATATGCAAATTAATCTTAGCTATTAGCATTACCTTGATGTACTCCCATAATAGATTTTTAAATTCCATTGGAACTTTTCTCCAATCATTGTATGCCAGTGGAAGATTTCGTCTTGCATACAAGCCAATCTGGCTAACCAGTTCATTTGCAGTGTCCCCAATGCACTGGCCCCATTGGTTGTACTCGACTTCGAGAAGTATTCCTTCACTCCTATTCTTTATATGCTTCAGACCCTTATATGCCCCCTACCATTTTTCTTCTTTCGTTGTGAATCGTGTCGTTCCAGTTCTG is a genomic window of Cannabis sativa cultivar Pink pepper isolate KNU-18-1 chromosome 9, ASM2916894v1, whole genome shotgun sequence containing:
- the LOC115718137 gene encoding uncharacterized protein LOC115718137, with translation MDDPGDYDDDFALWGQSICGESESDPAGAYKGLKHIKNRSEGILLEVEYNQWGQCIGDTANELVSQIGLYARRNLPLAYNDWRKVPMEFKNLLWEYIKSMFKLGPEAKHSTLKTAGRRWKDWKAFLTRNLIFKYKDKVPAMLDRPPDAYASCYKPEDWKEFVAKRCSPEWAKKRKKMQDIRSQNTYNHHAGRGGVKKVEEKLEKELGHQLTIYDRADLWIRIHTNKNGELDGPAQEVADRIAEIRKQVEEGTILVEGSKDILTLALGTEEHGGRVRGMGGGVTQTQFFKTPRPKRKRVDDNDRMSEVEKRLEESEEHRRRQDELLNKILQIVQSQSGVAGTSHASGSGVGGASNEPAFAAVTSVLGATPTARASAPPTGRASTPPNARASAPPAPKASAPPAPKATIPTPPLVAPPATPCAAAPPAPSPVTSDNRLRCDMYVIDPKEKDPVLVASGYVKLEKADKEGNIIIHGVKKKFDDFKRVFIEKVVEENAILPCPIEHEGFDTVGLAVNNFVAWPKNLINIHPDDLAKMKGKKKVSRDHLAPPTQPPINPKGPNKQSVKRYIPPAKTQLLSGLSEIVKNWPAKKSKRYYIKPEVFGGEGQECWISADEVEDVCELHMIGNTVMSLWCRYNS